The following proteins come from a genomic window of Macaca fascicularis isolate 582-1 chromosome 8, T2T-MFA8v1.1:
- the RNF139 gene encoding E3 ubiquitin-protein ligase RNF139, protein MAAVGAPQQQVRMAHQQVWAALEVALRVPCLYIIDAIFNSYPDSSQSRFCIVLQIFLRLLGIFVSSIVLILSQRSLFKFYMYSSAFLLAATSVLVNYYASLHIDFYGAYNTSAFGIELLPRKGPSLWMALIVLQLTLGIGYVTLLQIHSIYSQLIILDLLVPVIGLITELPLHIRETLVFTSSLILTLNTVLVLAVKLKWFYYSTRYVYLLVRHMYRIYGLQLLMEDTWKRIRFPDILRVFWLTRVTAQATVLMYILRMANETDSFFISWDDFWDLICNLIISGCDSTLTVLGMSAVISSVAHYLGLGILAFIGSTEEDDRRLGFVAPVLFFILALQTGLSGLRPEERLIRLSRNMCLLLTAVLHFIHGMTDPVLMSLSASHVSSFRRHFPVLFVSACLFILPVLLSYVLWHHYALNTWLFAVTAFCVELCLKVIVSLTVYTLFMIDGYYNVLWEKLDDYVYYVRSTGSIIEFIFGVVMFGNGAYTMMFESGSKIRAFMMCLHAYFNIYLQAKNGWKTFMNRRTAVKKINSLPEIKGSHLQEINDVCAICYHEFTTSARITPCNHYFHALCLRKWLYIQDTCPMCHQKVYIEDDIKDNSNVSNNNGFIPPNENPEEAVREAAAESDRELNEDDSTDCDDDVQRERNGVIQHTGAAAEEFNDDTD, encoded by the exons ATGGCGGCGGTGGGGGCCCCGCAGCAGCAGGTGCGGATGGCCCATCAGCAGGTCTGGGCGGCGCTCGAAGTGGCGCTCAGGGTGCCCTGCCTTTACATCATCGACGCCATCTTCAACTCCTACCCCGATTCCAGCCAAAGCCGGTTCTGCATCGTGCTCCAGATCTTCCTCCGGCTCCTTG gtaTATTTGTATCCAGTATTGTTCTGATCTTGTCACAACGATCACTTTTCAAGTTTTACATGTACAGCTCAGCCTTTCTATTAGCTGCAACTTCAGTGTTGGTGAATTATTATGCTTCTTTGCACATTGACTTCTATGGTGCCTACAACACATCAGCTTTTGGAATTGAGCTGCTTCCTCGAAAAGGTCCCTCGCTGTGGATGGCACTTATCGTTCTACAGCTAACACTTGGAATTGGATACGTTACACTACTCCAGATTCATTCCATCTATTCACAATTAATTATTTTGGATCTCTTGGTTCCTGTAATAGGCTTAATCACAGAGCTACCATTACACATCAGAGAGACTTTAGTGTTTACTTCTTCCTTGATTCTCACATTAAATACAGTGCTTGTCTTGGCAGTGAAACTGAAGTGGTTTTATTATTCCACACGATATGTTTATCTTTTAGTGAGGCATATGTATCGAATTTATGGATTACAGTTGTTGATGGAGGACACATGGAAGAGGATTCGTTTCCCAGACATACTGCGAGTCTTTTGGCTAACAAGAGTTACAGCTCAGGCTACAGTGTTAATGTACATCTTAAGGATGGCAAATGAAACtgattccttctttatttcttggGATGATTTTTGGGACCTCATTTGCAATCTTATAATTAGTGGATGTGATTCTACACTAACTGTACTGGGCATGAGTGCTGTAATTTCCTCAGTAGCCCATTACTTGGGGCTTGGAATATTGGCCTTTATTGGATCAACTGAGGAAGATGACAGGCGGCTTGGCTTTGTTgcacctgttttattttttattttggctcTTCAGACTGGGTTAAGTGGGCTAAGACCAGAAGAGAGACTTATTCGCTTAAGTAGAAACATGTGCCTTTTATTAACTGCAGTCCTGCATTTCATCCATGGAATGACAGACCCTGTATTAATGTCTCTCAGTGCCTCTCATGTGTCATCTTTTCGTAGACATTTTCCTGTGCTGTTTGTCTCTGCTTGCCTGTTTATTCTTCCTGTCTTACTCAGTTATGTTCTTTGGCATCACTATGCACTAAATACATGGTTGTTTGCAGTTACAGCATTTTGTGTGGAACTGTGCTTAAAAGTAATTGTTTCTCTCACTGTTTATACGTTATTCATGATTGATGGCTACTATAATGTCCTCTGGGAAAAGCTTGACGATTATGTCTACTACGTTCGTTCAACAGGCAGTATTATTGAATTTATATTTGGAGTTGTAATGTTTGGAAATGGGGCTTACACTATGATGTTTGAGTCAGGAAGTAAAATTCGGGCTTTTATGATGTGCCTACATGCATATTTTAACATCTACTTACAAGCCAAAAATGGCTGGAAGACATTCATGAATCGTAGGACTGCTGTGAAGAAAATTAATTCACTTCCTGAAATAAAAGGGAGCCACTTACAAGAAATAAATGATGTATGTGCAATCTGCTATCATGAGTTTACAACATCTGCTCGTATTACACCATGTAATCATTATTTCCATGCACTTTGCCTTCGGAAATGGTTGTACATTCAAGATACTTGTCCAATGTGCCATCAGAAAGTATACATCGAAGATGATATCAAGGATAATTCAAATGTATCTAACAACAATGGATTTATTCCACCCAATGAAAATCCAGAGGAAGCTGTAAGAGAAGCTGCTGCTGAATCTGACAGAGAATTGAACGAAGATGACAGTACAGATTGTGATGATGatgttcaaagagaaagaaatggagtgATTCAGCACACAGGCGCAGCAGCTGAAGAATTTAATGATGATACTGACTGA